In Quercus robur chromosome 11, dhQueRobu3.1, whole genome shotgun sequence, the following proteins share a genomic window:
- the LOC126705405 gene encoding 40S ribosomal protein S2-3-like, which translates to MAERGGAGGERGGFGRGFGGGRSRGDRGRGGRRRGRREEEEKWVPVTKLGRLVHSDKIRSLEQIYLHSLPIKEHQIVDKLCPGLKDEVMKIMPVQKQTRAGQRTRFKAFVVVGDNNGHVGLGVKCSKEVATAIRGAIILAKLSVIPVRRGYWGNKIGKPHTVPCKVTGKCGSVTVRMVPAPRGAGIVAARVPKKVLQFAGIDDVFTSSRGSTKTLGNFVKATFECLLKTYGFLTPDFWRETRFTKSPFQEHTDLLAKPTGKLVLEEPERNDA; encoded by the exons ATGGCTGAGCGCGGTGGAGCAGGAGGAGAGCGTGGTGGCTTCGGCAGAGGCTTCGGTGGAGGACGCTCCAGAGGCGACCGCGGGCGCGGTGGACGCCGCCGTGGGAGACGCGAGGAGGAGGAGAAGTGGGTGCCAGTCACAAAGCTTGGACGCCTCGTCCATTCCGATAAGATAAGATCCCTGGAGCAGATCTACCTCCACTCGCTCCCAATCAAGGAGCACCAGATCGTGGACAAGCTCTGCCCTGGTCTCAAGGACGAGGTCATGAAGATCATGCCCGTTCAGAAACAGACCCGTGCCGGTCAGAGAACTCGCTTCAAGGCCTTCGTCGTCGTCGGTGACAACAACGGCCACGTCGGCCTCGGTGTCAAGTGCAGCAAGGAGGTCGCTACTGCTATTCGTGGCGCTATCATTTTGGCTAAGCTCTCTGTCATTCCTGTCAGGAGAGGATACTGGGGTAACAAGATCGGTAAGCCTCATACGGTGCCCTGTAAGGTCACCGGAAAGTGTGGTTCCGTTACTGTTCGTATGGTTCCTGCTCCTCGTGGTGCCGGAATTGTGGCCGCTAGGGTTCCAAAGAAGGTGCTTCAGTTTGCTGGTATTGATGATGTTTTCACTTCCTCCAGGGGTTCCACTAAGACTCTCGGAAACTTTGTCAAG GCAACATTTGAATGTCTGCTGAAAACTTATGGCTTCCTTACACCTGACTTTTGGAGAGAGACCCGCTTCACAAAGTCTCCATTCCAAGAGCATACCGATCTGTTGGCAAAACCAACTGGTAAGCTAGTCCTGGAGGAGCCTGAGAGGAATGATGCTTGA